The Ziziphus jujuba cultivar Dongzao chromosome 3, ASM3175591v1 region CTATTACGAATCAGTAAAaaccttcttttgttttttttttttttttggtgtgtgtgtgttgctTTTAGACAATCACTTTGAAACATTTAGTAATTAATATTGTATTCTGGATCAAAATGGGGGGTCTTTATGTTctgtttttcattaaaaaagacCCAGCTGCTAGCCATGTTAAACATATCCTTCGGCAAATTTATGCTGCTGCTAGGTGAATGAATCCTTGTTTTATTCATCTAaaatttgaagtaataattgcTTTTCAATAGAACAAAAGATAACTTGGGCCACCAATTTTTTATACAAGCTAATTTAGCCCTGGAAAATGGCAAATCATAAGGAAGAGCAGAAGTAGTAGTAAATAAGAAAAGCatattatataacatataataggACGCTTATTCATTCtttagttgctggaaaaatggTACACACAGAACAATCACTAGTAGAGAGGCATCAAACTTCCATCATAATGGAAAGATGTCatttatttactaattttatttAGGACAGCACATAGGCTGACTCTTCCAATACATATTTGGTTTGGAGGCTTCAGATTTCCATAGAAACATGTAAATCATGCCCTTTATTTAGTACACACCAATACTATAGCATAATAATTAAGCAAGAAAATCCATAAATTAGAAACAGACTCTGATAGATATTGGATACTAATTgaaaagagagagagccaaGTTTCGTTAGTGATATGCAATTGGACCATCAATGTGGCAGCACTTGTAACTGATGAAGGACTCCATGGTTCTTGGACACTCAGGGCATTGCATTCTCTCTGGTACTTTTCCAATCACACTCGGGATGTCAAGGCGACAGCAATGGCGAACGGATTGGATAAGCTTTTCATGGTACTCTCTGAAAGCGATTTCGAACCCCTTCACGCGAATAACCGCCTTCCATTTCTCAAACTCCTCCACAATCCTCAGCATTGTGAATCCATGACCAGCAGTCACAACATGAGGACCTTTTGTAAGCAGAGCCCAACCGCTTTCGTTCTTGTAGGAAAGCAGCTTCTGGATTTCTTGTGTAACAGGGTCAACCTGCTTATGAGCTTTGGTGAAGAACAAGCTCTCTATGCCATCCCAGAACCGACCAAGAATTCCATGGTCTTCTCCTCCTTTGGGACTCTTTCCAACACAGAACAGCTCGATGCCAGTCTTTGCTTCCTTGAAGATGGGATCGTTTGCAAAGGCAGTTGCTTTGGTTGCAAAATTTTTCACCCACTCGTTGTCTTGACCACCATAGaagaaaatgtaattttcacCATTCGGATGTGCTCTGATcatctgttttatttattttttttttttcatcatgaaAATTTAATCAAACTCCGAAGACTTattacaaaaagtaaaaaacaggGCACTTCGTTTCCACAATTTGGacatgaaattgaaaaaaaaacaaaaatgaaaacaattacTTACTTTATCTGAAATGGTAGTGTCAATTTTGACCACTACAGTTTGAAACCAAGTCCTTTCTTTGGATATGGCTTCCTCAGCAGCCTTATTGAAAGGAAAGGCCTTAGTTCCCCAGAGCTTGACAAGGTGGAGGGCATTGGTGTTTTCGATCCTTCCTTGATGGTTCATCACAACCAGCGAAGGCTTTCCCTTGAAATTCCACTCTTCCTTGATGAACTTGATGCCTACTGTGGCTGATAGGGATTGGACTGTGAACCATGGCATTTTAGACCTCAGGATCTCAAATTTCTTTTGAAGTTCAGGGGTCCAGCTCTCGACCACAGGGATCCAAACAATCTTGTAATTATCATCTTTCTTTGTTCCTTCATAAACTGGTTTGAGATCTGAAATATCTTCCTCTGTGATTTCGAGAGTCGAGATGAACAAAAATATGTTCTTCTTCCTCAGCACTTCAATGCTAACCTGTTTGAACATCAATTACACATAAATCAAATTAGCAATGACATTGAAagaattaatattcaaattgagTGGAAGAAAATGTTGTGTTTGAGAACCAATTGTACCTGTTTGTTAGTTGAACCATCAATAAGGGGCTGCGGCTTAGCCCTGGTAAATGTCAGGGCCTTGAAGATTTCCATCACTTCAGTTGGGGTCTGAAAAAATTTCTTGAGCCTCAAGTAAGTCTCTCTTTCCTCTGTAACAACATAATCCTTCTTtaagcattaattaattatatggaaggatatataatatatatatatatatatatatgtaattaaggtAATTAGGCTGCAGATTATTACCTACTTGTCTTCTGCAAACAACAAGCTGGATCTTAAGTTTGTTGAGTATGTAGTGAATCTTCTGTGAATAGGGTGCCAACTCATATGGCTGGTCTCTACAAAATTCATAATGTAAATTAGTTCCGTGAGAGCATATGGCATAATTGGAATTATAGCCaatcatatatttaatatattggcATAAACATGGACATGAACATGAAAATTACTTACTCATCACTAGTGAGAAGAGTGAGTTTAGTTGAGCAAGCAACCACCGCTACAATTGACCAGTAGACGTCAACTGGGATATGGTCTAGTGCTACAGACAGCCCAGGTATCTCTTTTGGATCATAAATCGAGAGCTTGTCGAACTGGTCGATGATTTCCATAACCTGAAGTGTGGCCTTGATGAGATTGTTTAGTTCAAGAATTGCTTGCCTGCGTTTCTGAAGCACGACAGGCTTAGTCAGGACAGGCACTCTCTTCAGGATTCCCAAAGACTTGGCAAGCTGGTCCGAGTGTTGATTCTGAGCAAGGAACCAGAAATCGCCATATTCCAAGGCAAAAGCAGCCAGAGTGAGCACCGCTTTGGCTTCCCATTGATAGGTTGATAGCTTTTTAAGTATTGACAGAGCTGTTTTGTGTGCAACATCCTCACTAGGAGTCTTGCATGACAGCTGAAAGGTTCACAATTTGTTTTGTTACTTATGTCAATAAAATGTATATTCAATTAGTTGTATGCAAATATATGTCGGAATCACACTCATTGCTAATTTTTTCTGCTCTTTGGTTGATTCCTATACAGTAACATCGGCCTAAATCCCTTGTTATTTTACTGTTGGAAGAAGGTTAACTAAAGAAAAGGGGTACAGCCACAATGTTTTTTGTCATTAAAAGTATATGTTAATGGCTATTTTGCGGCCCATATATAATCCTATTGTTAAAAATTTTTAGTTACTAGTGGGTGTGGCCGAAAGCATTTCTAGTCTTAACAAGTTCTGcacttaaaaataattactatggctaaaaacaatttatttttgttttagccACAATAATTTATTGTGCCAAAAAACCGATGGCCAactgtcttttttatttatttatttcttttatagtgGTTGTAGAGCTActttaaaaaagggaaaaaaaaaaaaaaaaaagggggagggaggaagaaaattaaagaattaatgacAGAATAAAATTTGGTATTAAAGGAAATTAAGGACCTCGCAGCCAATCTGCTTAAGGGTGCACAAGGGAACACTGAAGTCGGGTTTAGGGGTCTTCTCGTTGAAGGTCTCCACATGTACTTGGCTGCCCTGTTCGTATCAGTCACATAATTACTTATTAACTTACacataaaatttctaatattcataaaaataaagaaaaaaaattcaaaattaataaacattatATACAAACTGCACATGTATGAACATATTTTGTGCATGTAACTTTTACAATGcatacattatttttttcttattatatatataaaaatatatatatatagtcaagtttatatcaaatcaatttgataattttaatatctgATCTTTATTTATAAGCTACTAAATCGTTTCAATGATTAATATAAATGACctcatataaatttaataatatgctAAAAAATGTATTTAGGGAAAGTAAATGCCATAATGATccaatgaataataaataaattgttaaatttCAGTCCTAGAAACAATTTAAAAGCTTATAAAAGAAAACTTGATTATGAAACCATAAATGAAATTGATATGAGCCTAATTGTATGTACATGTATAGAATCTagtaatgattttgaaaaagatTAAAGAGTTCATACCTGCACAATTTTGTCAACAATTTGGGTTGCAGGTTTGAGGATGTTTTCGACGATGATGAAAAGAGAATCATCATCGAAGGTCTCTTCACCGTGAGCATGGGTGTCATAAATATGATCCATGATCTTCTCATCAGTCATGGTGAAGAGCCCTATAATCTCCTCCTCAATGTGATGCACAACTGATGCCACCTTGGTGGCCGCATTGCTTGTTATATGCATCATTTTAGCCTCTCACAGAATTCAAAAGCGCTTACACAAAATGTTAGCTAGATACCTATTTGGCTTTTGTGCTATTGCTGTGGCTTGAAGCATATGTCTCTCGCTCTATTTATAGCCGTTCTCGCCGTTGCGTTTGAGGGCTTCTGGTAGGGCCCTCCtcttggaaaaaagaaaaaaaaaaggaaaaaaaaaaaaaaagtgaattgcCTGAATTcagcgccccccccccccccccccccccccccccaagccTGTTATACTCTTTTGCCTAGCCAGTTTTTCAATATTGTAACAATATTGGCCCACAGGAGCATCAATTGGCAAATGCCACTGCGCCACTGCTTCCGCACACGATGATCTGCCAATCTCCCCAACCATTAGCTatggttttttaaatttatcaaaattttaaaacataacaaTTAGTATGGATATTAATTGTCTTTACTTTTACCATCGTGTGATttcatgatttatttttattctatcacttatctttttatataattaataactaaattttataaataataatttatttttaatatataaatcataaatttatcaattaatgATAGCCAATATGATGAATaaagaatatattattatatcagtTTGTATAATAAATCATCTACAATTCTCCcttgaaataattattttttattttttagtactgATATTTGCTGGTGGAGAGATTCAAACTTTATAATTTCTTTCCAAACAAGTTAATTaaaaaactttgtttttcttaaatcGACATCATTGTAAACAATGAATTATTACTGGCTTCCTTGTATGGTCAAATTAATAATGTAtaagttttaaataatttttttattttgtttttttttctattttttattttacattccataaataatttaatttattttgataagaaTTGAAATAGTTCCCTCCAATCCAGTTTAGTCCCATTTAATAAACGAGTTCatcatcattttaaattttcctaGCACACATTTTCttggaaattgaaaaataaaaatgaaattgttagatttctttaaaaagggtaacaaattaaaagataaagtgaaaataaattatcttagaGTTTGTAGGATGGTACATATACTGTGTGATAGgactaatttattttaaaagcttATGAGGtgcttcattatatatatatatatatactcaaagAATTACATATACTAAAATCCCCGATCAAATGATTgagttatatataattaaatgtttacTGTCCTTAATATCAAAAACGTGCACGCATTTTTAATGTTGGTCCTGATTATCGGCGGGGTAGGCTGCTACCCAACGCTCCACTTTGACGAGGGCCTCATAAGTTATTAAAACTCTAAATAATTTctgttagaaaatataaaattgttgtgttgttctttttcaattaaatgaatttaaa contains the following coding sequences:
- the LOC132799136 gene encoding protein SIEVE ELEMENT OCCLUSION B-like, whose protein sequence is MMHITSNAATKVASVVHHIEEEIIGLFTMTDEKIMDHIYDTHAHGEETFDDDSLFIIVENILKPATQIVDKIVQGSQVHVETFNEKTPKPDFSVPLCTLKQIGCELSCKTPSEDVAHKTALSILKKLSTYQWEAKAVLTLAAFALEYGDFWFLAQNQHSDQLAKSLGILKRVPVLTKPVVLQKRRQAILELNNLIKATLQVMEIIDQFDKLSIYDPKEIPGLSVALDHIPVDVYWSIVAVVACSTKLTLLTSDEDQPYELAPYSQKIHYILNKLKIQLVVCRRQVEERETYLRLKKFFQTPTEVMEIFKALTFTRAKPQPLIDGSTNKQVSIEVLRKKNIFLFISTLEITEEDISDLKPVYEGTKKDDNYKIVWIPVVESWTPELQKKFEILRSKMPWFTVQSLSATVGIKFIKEEWNFKGKPSLVVMNHQGRIENTNALHLVKLWGTKAFPFNKAAEEAISKERTWFQTVVVKIDTTISDKMIRAHPNGENYIFFYGGQDNEWVKNFATKATAFANDPIFKEAKTGIELFCVGKSPKGGEDHGILGRFWDGIESLFFTKAHKQVDPVTQEIQKLLSYKNESGWALLTKGPHVVTAGHGFTMLRIVEEFEKWKAVIRVKGFEIAFREYHEKLIQSVRHCCRLDIPSVIGKVPERMQCPECPRTMESFISYKCCHIDGPIAYH